The following proteins come from a genomic window of Falco rusticolus isolate bFalRus1 chromosome 9, bFalRus1.pri, whole genome shotgun sequence:
- the NUDT13 gene encoding nucleoside diphosphate-linked moiety X motif 13, whose product MAAIHQAVSRRASFLVCRLHSTYVRKMRYLNELKEDDSLCRQAQTSGTFCLFHNLSPFLQKVGKKYLVPQISAAEMKRILEIFKETEQWIEKSVLIGCSDEHTPHFALELGALEKSVIESELKGSFTDLRKALFVVDEKDSPLLASAQALLRWHASHQYCSKSGQPTQKNVAGSKRVCHASGVIYYPQMSPVVVTLVSDGSRCLLARQPSFPQGMYSALSGFCDMGENVEETVRREVAEEVGLEVESLQYSASQHWPFPSSCLMIACHALVRPQQAEISMNSLELEEARWFGLEEIVECLKRAPGSSKQDNGSFLPWFPPKQAIAHQLICEWVKQQTSQPA is encoded by the exons ATGGCTGCGATTCATCAAGCAGTGTCTAGAAGAGCTTCTTTTCTGGTCTGCAGGTTACATTCTACCTATGTTAGAAAAATGAG ATACTTAAATGAGCTAAAGGAAGATGATAGCCTTTGTAGACAAGCCCAGACCTCGGGAACTTTCTGCCTCTTTCACAATCTCTCCCCCTTCCTGCAGAAAGTTGGGAAGAAGTACTTGGTACCACAGATCAGTGCAGCAG AGATGAAAAGGATCCTGGAGATATTCAAAGAGACGGAACAGTGGATAGAGAAGTCGGTGCTGATCGGTTGTTCAGACGAGCACACACCACACTTTGCCTTGGAATTAG gagcCTTAGAGAAATCGGTCATTGAGTCTGAACTTAAGGGATCATTTACTGACTTACGGAAGGCTCTCTTCGTGGTGGATGAGAAGGACTCTCCTTTGCTGGCTTCG GCCCAGGCCCTTCTCCGGTGGCACGCTTCCCACCAGTACTGCAGCAAAAGCGGGCAGCCCACTCAGAAAAACGTAGCTGGCAGCAAGCGTGTCTGCCATGCCAGCGGAGTAATTTACTATCCACAG ATGTCTCCAGTGGTTGTGACCCTGGTGTCTGACGGGAGCCGGTGCCTCCTTGCACGACAGCCCTCGTTTCCCCAGGGGATGTACAGTGCTTTGTCAGGCTTCTGTGACATGG GTGAAAACGTGGAGGAGACTGTCCGTCGAGAGGTGGCAGAAGAGGTGGGCCTGGAGGTGGAGTCACTCCAATACTCAGCTTCTCAGCATTGgccctttcccagcagctgcttaATGATAGCTTGTCACGCATTGGTGAGACCACAGCAGGCTGAG ATCAGTATGAACAGCCTGGAACTAGAGGAAGCCCGTTGGTTTGGCCTGGAAGAAATCGTGGAGTGTCTCAAGAGAGCGCCCGGATCTTCAAAGCAAGACAACGGTAGCTTTTTACCCTGGTTCCCTCCCAAACAGGCCATTGCTCACCAGCTGATTTGTGAGTGGGTTAAGCAGCAGACTTCCCAGCCAGCTTAG